GGTCGCCCCCGACGCGGCGGCCGCGCTCCGGGCGTACCCGTGGCCGGGGAACGTGCGCGAGCTGCAGAGCGTGCTCAAGCAATCGGTCCTGCGGATGAGCGGGTCGGCCCTGCTCGCCGATTTCCTGCCGGAACACGTGCTCCACCCCGCCGGGCTCCCGCCGACCGCGGTCGCTGTAACAAACGGGGTCGGCGGCGCGTTCGATTGGGACCAGTTCGTCGGCGGGCGCATCAGCGCCAACAGCGAGAACCTGTACGCGGAGGCGCTGGAGCGCATGGAGCGCGAAGTTCTCGTGCGGGTGCTGAAACACACCGACGGGAACCAGCTCCAGGCCGCCCGCATACTCGGCATTACCCGCGGCAGCCTCCGAAACAAGATCCGGCTCCTGGGCATCAGCATCGCCCGCTCGGTGTGGTCCGATGACGATCACGGTGACGCCTGACCAGCCAACGTGCTTCGTGCGGCACAACCCGTTTTTGCTGGAAAATCAACGTTTTTAAAACGGCACGAGCATTGCCTTGAGGGAACCGAATATTCCCCGAGGACAAGCCGTGGCCGAACCGACTCACGCGAACGATCCCGCCCCGCCCCTTACGCCCGGATTCCTTCCGAACGTCCGATTCGACCTCCAGTCCGGGTTCCTGGTCTTCCTGATCGCAATGCCGCTGTGCCTTGGGATCGCGACGGCGAGTAAGTACCCGCCGATTTGCGGCATCTGGACCGCCGTCATTGGCGGGATCTTCGCCTGCATCCTGAGTAACTCCCAGCTCACGATCAAGGGGCCGGCGGCCGGGCTCATCGTCATCGTGGAAGGGGCCGTTCTGGGACTGGGCGGCGACGTGGTCGGTCACGACGCCCCGATCGAAGCGAAGATCGCCGCCGGCTACCCGCTCGCGCTGGGCGTCGGCGTGACGGCCGGGGTGATTCAGATCTTGTTCGGCCTACTCAAAGCCGGAAAGCTCGGCGAACTGGTTCCGCTCACCCCGGTCCACGGGATGCTGGCCGCGATCGGCATCACCATTATGGCGAAGCAGTTCTTCCCGATGCTCGGCATCGAGAAGGTGCCGGGCGGCGAACCGATCAACGTGATCGCGGCGATCCCCGGTAAACTGTCGGAGTGGAACCCGACCATCGCGCTCGTCGGGTTGACGAGCCTCGCGATCCTGATCGCGTTCCCGTTCCTGAAGGCCCGCATCAAGTTCCTCAAGCCGGTCCCCGGGCAACTCATCGTGCTGCTCGTCGCGATCCCGATGGGCCTGCTGCTCGGGCTCGACGGGATGCTCAACGCGAAGGACCAGGCCAAGTTCCTCGTGTTCGTGCCCGACGTGCTCCAAGCCCCTGAGACCGCATTCTTCTTCCCCAATTTCTCGGGCCTGGCGACCGCGACCGGGGTCCAGTACGTCGTGCTCTTTTCGCTGATCGGGACGATCGAATCGATGCTCAGTTCGCAGGCGGTCGACATGATCGACCCGTGGCGCCGGAAGACCGATCAGAACCGCGACCTCCTCGCCGTGGGCGTGGCCAACACGCTCTGCTCGGTCCTCGGCGCGCTGCCGATGATTTCTGAGATCGTCCGCAGCAAGGCGAACATCGATAACGGCGCCCGGACCAAGTACGCGAACCTGTTCCACGCCCTGTTCCTGCTCGCGTTCATCCTGTTCCTCCCGTCCGTGATTCGGATGATCCCGCTGGCCGCGCTCGGCGCGATGCTGGTGTTCACCGGGTTCCGGCTCGCGTCGCCGAAAGAGTTCGTCCACACCTACAAGATCGGGCTCGAGCAGCTCGTGGTGTTCGTCACCACAATCGCCGTGACCCTTTGCACCGACCTCCTCATCGGCGTCGCGTCCGGGATCGCACTGAAGCTGGTGATTCACGTCCTCAACGGGACCCCGCTCCGGAGCTTCGTCCGGGCCGACATCGAGGTGGCGAGTACCGACGACGAGCGGGTCGCGGTTCTGAAGGTGCGCCAAGCGGCGGTGTTCGCGAACTGGCTCGGCCTCAAGAGTGCAATCCTGAAGTACGCGGTCGACCGCGACGAGGTCGTGCTCGACCTGTCGGAGACCAAGTTCGTGGACCACAGCACAATGGAAAAACTGCACCAACTGGAACAGGAACTGGCCGCGGCAGACAAGGCACTCAAGGTGGTCGGTTTGGACTCTCACCGGCCGCTCTCGGCGCACCCGCTCGCCGCGCGCAAGTGCGCCCGGCACGCGCCGGTCGATGCCGCCGTCTGAGCGCGTGTCGATGGGCGCCTGCCGCACGCCTGGAACTGATGGAAAAGCTTGCCCCAAAAGCTCAACCCCGGACGGGAATAGACCATCCGGGGTTGAGCTTTTGGGGAGCAACTCGTGACGTCTTTCCTTCAATTCGATCGCGTTGACTGATGCGACCCGGCGGTACGGGGCCGCTCAAATTCCGGTCGCGCAACGACCGCCCGTGTTTCGTGGAAACGTCCCTGAAATCACGTAACGCGGCCGCGCGAGTGGGAAGTTTCCGGCAATCGTTGCGGGCGCTGTTGGCGCACCTACACGATGTTGAAGTGACGGATCACCGCGAACACGAACAGGCTTACGGACAGTGCCGCGTATAGCACTACCCACCCGTCGGTGTGGTCGTCGTCAGTCGTGTGGAGCATGTGGAGAGCCTGTTTGTCCCCTCCCGATGCGAGGGGTCGGAATGGGAAGCGCAATTTGCTCGAAGTGGGCGATCGGGTCAATGCCAACCGCACGTGCGGGAATTCAACTGACGCGAACGAGTTGGGCGTGCTCGTTTGAAACCTTGTGAACGGCGCGGCATGAGCCCGCCGGTAGTAGCTCAAAAACACCGGCGGACTCACGCCGCGCCGTTCGCTCGCACCAAAGATTTCACCATGACATCATGAAACAGGTGGGTTCGCTTGTATTCTTTTGTTCACATGTATGCAATTGGCTTTGTTGATGTGTCTGGCCTGGAGCGAGTTTCGAGAACAAAGTGGGCGCAGTTTGCGGCTTGGCTGTGAGCCAAAAACCGCGCGACTTTAGCGAGTGTTAGTCCCGTTTCGAGATCCCCGTAGCGTCCGAACGAGCCGCGACCGCAAGGGAGCGGGGCTTCCCGTGCGTGGAACCGGGACGATAAACGGGGGCCCCTCCCGCGCCCTTGCGGTCGCGACACGGAAACGGAACGAATCTGCGGTGGCGGCTGATGCAGCTAAGCGCGGAGCAGCACGGTTAAAATTCCCGGGTAACCAACAGTTGGCACGTTGGCGATCTGAGGTCGGGTGGAAGATCATTCCAGGGGCCGAAATTGTTAGCAATTGTTAGCTTGGGTGGGAACGCAGTGATGACCGAGGAACCAGCGCCGGAGATCAAAATCGTGGGCCAATGGGTCAGAAAATTCCGGCTCGGGTCGAGTTCGCTGGGCAGTGCCGGGCATTTTGTGCATTGATTACGAGCATGCGTTGAGTATGTTTACTTCGTTCATTATGTGAGTTTGTCTTGGATAGTGAACGCTTTACAGCTATTCGTGCCCTCCGGGTACGAGCTTTGCACTCGCCTTAAATCCATGCAGCCAGTCTCTCCTCCGTTCAGTCCCTCCCCTCTGGTTCCAGAGGGGCTTTACAACCCGTCATTTGAGCGCGACGCCTGCGGGGTCGGGTTTCTTGCCGACCTGCACGGTCGGAAGACGCACGCGACCGTTCGCGACGCCCTCCAGCTCCTCCGCAACCTCCAGCACCGCGGTGCGTGCGGGTGCGATCAGGACACCGGTGACGGGGCCGGAATTCTGCTCCAGCTCCCCGACCCGTTCTTCCGCGACGCGGGCGAAAAACTCGGGCTGAGTTTGCCCGCGGCGGGCGACTACGGCGTCGCGTTCTGCTTCCTGCCGACCGACCTCCAGAACCGTGCCGCCGCGCGCCGCGCGGTCGAAGAGATCGTCGGCACGGAAGGGCAGGTCATTTTGGGCTGGCGGCCCGTTCCGGTGGTTTCGAGCGCGATCGGCTGGCTGGCGCGGTCGTCCGAGCCGGCGATGGAGCAGTTGCTCATCGGCCGCGGGAAGGGCGCGCCTGATGCGGCTGCGTTCGAGCGGAAGTTGTACGTGATCCGCCGGCGCGCCGAGCTATGGGCTACAGCGCAGGCCGCGGGGACGGCGACGGGGTTCGCCATCGCGAGTTGCAGTTCGCGCACGATCATCTACAAGGGGATGCTCAAGCCGGACCAGCTCGAGGCGTACTTCCCGGACCTCGCGCACCCCGGCACGGAATCGGCCCTCGCGCTCGTTCACAGCCGGTACAGCACGAACACGTTCCCGCAGTGGGCGCTCGCGCAGCCGTTCCACACGCTCGCGCACAACGGCGAAATCAACACGCTCAACGGCAACGTCCACTGGCTCAAGGCCCGCCAGTCGATGATGCACGGCGGGGCGCTCGGCGACGACCTCGCCAAAGTGCTCCCGTTGAACTTCGAGGGGCTGAGCGACTCGGCCGTTCTCGACCGGGCCGTGGAACTGCTCGTTCAGTCCGGGCGCAGCCTGCCGCACGTGATGATGATGCTCGTGCCGGAGGCCTACGAGGAGCAAAAGCACCTCGACCCGGACGTGCGCGGGTTCTTCCGCTACCACCGGTGCCTGACCGAGCCGTGGGACGGCCCGGCGAACCTGTCGTTCACCGACGGCACCATCATCGGGGCGATGCTCGACCGCAACGGGCTGCGCCCGGGGCGGTTCGTGGTCACCGACGAACGGGTGATCGTCGCCAGCGAAGTGGGCGCGCTCCCCACCCCCGCGAGCGAGGTCCGCTCGACCGGTCGGCTCCAGCCCGGCAAGTTGTTCATCGTCGATACGGCGCGCGGGAAAGTGATTACGGACGAAGAGATCAAGCTCGAGGTGTCGCGCGGAAAGCCGTACCGCGCGTGGGTCGAGCAGAACCAGATTCAACTCGACGATCTCCCCGCGGCGCCCGTGTTCGGTGACGAGTCCGTCCCCGTGCGCCACCGCCAGCACGTCTTCGGCTACACGCAAGAAGACGTTTCCCGCGTGCTGCTGCCGATGGCGCAGGACGGTCAGGAGCCGGTGTCCAGCATGGGCACCGATACGCCGCTCGCGGTGCTCAGCGACCGCGCGCAGCTCCTGTTCAATTACTTCAAGCAGCTCTTCGCGCAGGTCACCAACCCGCCGATCGATCCGATCCGCGAAAAAGTGGTGATGAGCACCGAATCGCTGATCGGGTGCGAATCGAACCTGCTCGGGGAATCGCCCGAACACGCGCGGCTGCTGCGCCTCAAGGGGCCGGCGCTCACCGATGAAGAGTTCGCGAAGATCCGGGCGCTCGACCAGCCGGGTCTGAAGGCGCGCACGCTCAGCACGCTGTTCGCGAAGGACACCGGGGAACCGGGGCTGGCCGCGGCAGTGGACGCGCTCTGTGCGGCGGCCGCCGATGCGGTGAAGGGCGGCTGCAGCGTCCTGATCCTGTCCGATCGCGGCGTGAACGCGGATCTCGTTCCGATTCCGTCGCTGCTCGCGACCGCGGCGGTGAACCACCACCTGATCCGCGCGGGCTTGCGCGTGAAGTGCGGACTCGTCGTCGAGACCGGTGAGGCGCGCGAGGTCCACCACTTCGCGCTGCTCGTCGGGTACGGCGCCGCGGCGGTCAATGCGTACCTCGCGTTCGAGACGTACCGCGGTCTCGCCGCCGAGGGGATGCTCGTTGACGCGCACGGCGCGCAGCTGGATCTGGTGAAGGCGTTCAAGAACTACGCGAAGGCGATCAACGCGGGCTTGCTGAAGGTGTTCAGCAAGATGGGCATCAGCACGCTGATGAGCTACCGCGGGGCGCAGATTTTCGAGGCCATCGGGCTGAACGCCGACGTCATCGACCGACACTTCACGGATACGCCGAGCCGGATCGCGGGCATCGGGCTGACCGAGATCGCCCGCGAGTCGCTCACGCGCCACGCGGTCGGGTTCCCCGGCGACCCGGACGCGGAATCGCCCGAACTCGACGTCGGCGGGGAGATCATGTGGCGGCGCCGCGGCGAGCACCGCATGTGGAACCCGGAAACGGTCCAAACGCTCCAGCACGCGGTGCGCCAGGAGAGCCGTGCGTCGTACCGCGAGTTCTCTCGGTCCGTGAACGACGAGAGCCGGCACCTCTGCACGCTCCGCGGGCTGCTCGACATCAAGAAGACGCACAAGGCGATCCCGCTGGAACTGGTCGAACCGGCGAAGGAGATCGTGAAGCGGTTCTTCACCGGGGCGATGAGCTTCGGGAGCATCAGCAAAGAGGCGCACGAGACGCTCGCGATCGCGCTGAACCGGGTCGGCGGGCGCTCGAACACCGGTGAGGGCGGCGAAGACCCGGTGCGGTTCAAGCCGGACGGCAACGGGGACCGGCGCGGCAGCGCCATCAAGCAGGTGGCGAGCGGCCGGTTCGGGGTCACCGCGAACTACCTCGCGAACGCGGTCGAAATTCAGATCAAGATGGCGCAGGGTGCGAAGCCCGGTGAGGGCGGGCAGCTCCCGGGGCACAAGGTCGATAGCGCGATCGCGAAGACGCGATACAGCACCCCGGGCGTCGGACTGATCTCGCCGCCGCCGCACCACGACATCTACAGCATCGAAGACCTGGCGCAGCTCATCTTCGACCTGAAGAACGCGAACCCGCACGCGGAGATTTCCGTCAAGCTCGTGGCCGCAGCGGGCGTGGGCACGATCGCCACCGGTGTCGCGAAGGGCTACGCCGACCGCATCCTCATTAGCGGGGACAGTGGCGGAACGGGCGCCAGTCCGTTATCGAGCATCCGGCACGCGGGCGTTCCGTGGGAACTCGGGCTCGCGGAAGCGCAACAGGTGCTCGTCCGCAACGGGCTCCGCGGGCGCGTCCGGCTCCAGGCCGACGGGCAGATGAAGACCGGGCGCGACGTGGTCGTGGCCGCGTGCTTGGGCGCGGAAGAGTACGGCTTCGCCACGGCCCCGCTGATCGCGCTCGGCTGCGTGATGATGCGGAAGTGCCACCTGAATACGTGCCCGGTCGGGATCGCGACGCAAGACCCGGTTCTGCGTGCGCAGTTCGCCGGCGCCCC
The Gemmata palustris DNA segment above includes these coding regions:
- a CDS encoding SulP family inorganic anion transporter, with the protein product MAEPTHANDPAPPLTPGFLPNVRFDLQSGFLVFLIAMPLCLGIATASKYPPICGIWTAVIGGIFACILSNSQLTIKGPAAGLIVIVEGAVLGLGGDVVGHDAPIEAKIAAGYPLALGVGVTAGVIQILFGLLKAGKLGELVPLTPVHGMLAAIGITIMAKQFFPMLGIEKVPGGEPINVIAAIPGKLSEWNPTIALVGLTSLAILIAFPFLKARIKFLKPVPGQLIVLLVAIPMGLLLGLDGMLNAKDQAKFLVFVPDVLQAPETAFFFPNFSGLATATGVQYVVLFSLIGTIESMLSSQAVDMIDPWRRKTDQNRDLLAVGVANTLCSVLGALPMISEIVRSKANIDNGARTKYANLFHALFLLAFILFLPSVIRMIPLAALGAMLVFTGFRLASPKEFVHTYKIGLEQLVVFVTTIAVTLCTDLLIGVASGIALKLVIHVLNGTPLRSFVRADIEVASTDDERVAVLKVRQAAVFANWLGLKSAILKYAVDRDEVVLDLSETKFVDHSTMEKLHQLEQELAAADKALKVVGLDSHRPLSAHPLAARKCARHAPVDAAV
- the gltB gene encoding glutamate synthase large subunit — protein: MQPVSPPFSPSPLVPEGLYNPSFERDACGVGFLADLHGRKTHATVRDALQLLRNLQHRGACGCDQDTGDGAGILLQLPDPFFRDAGEKLGLSLPAAGDYGVAFCFLPTDLQNRAAARRAVEEIVGTEGQVILGWRPVPVVSSAIGWLARSSEPAMEQLLIGRGKGAPDAAAFERKLYVIRRRAELWATAQAAGTATGFAIASCSSRTIIYKGMLKPDQLEAYFPDLAHPGTESALALVHSRYSTNTFPQWALAQPFHTLAHNGEINTLNGNVHWLKARQSMMHGGALGDDLAKVLPLNFEGLSDSAVLDRAVELLVQSGRSLPHVMMMLVPEAYEEQKHLDPDVRGFFRYHRCLTEPWDGPANLSFTDGTIIGAMLDRNGLRPGRFVVTDERVIVASEVGALPTPASEVRSTGRLQPGKLFIVDTARGKVITDEEIKLEVSRGKPYRAWVEQNQIQLDDLPAAPVFGDESVPVRHRQHVFGYTQEDVSRVLLPMAQDGQEPVSSMGTDTPLAVLSDRAQLLFNYFKQLFAQVTNPPIDPIREKVVMSTESLIGCESNLLGESPEHARLLRLKGPALTDEEFAKIRALDQPGLKARTLSTLFAKDTGEPGLAAAVDALCAAAADAVKGGCSVLILSDRGVNADLVPIPSLLATAAVNHHLIRAGLRVKCGLVVETGEAREVHHFALLVGYGAAAVNAYLAFETYRGLAAEGMLVDAHGAQLDLVKAFKNYAKAINAGLLKVFSKMGISTLMSYRGAQIFEAIGLNADVIDRHFTDTPSRIAGIGLTEIARESLTRHAVGFPGDPDAESPELDVGGEIMWRRRGEHRMWNPETVQTLQHAVRQESRASYREFSRSVNDESRHLCTLRGLLDIKKTHKAIPLELVEPAKEIVKRFFTGAMSFGSISKEAHETLAIALNRVGGRSNTGEGGEDPVRFKPDGNGDRRGSAIKQVASGRFGVTANYLANAVEIQIKMAQGAKPGEGGQLPGHKVDSAIAKTRYSTPGVGLISPPPHHDIYSIEDLAQLIFDLKNANPHAEISVKLVAAAGVGTIATGVAKGYADRILISGDSGGTGASPLSSIRHAGVPWELGLAEAQQVLVRNGLRGRVRLQADGQMKTGRDVVVAACLGAEEYGFATAPLIALGCVMMRKCHLNTCPVGIATQDPVLRAQFAGAPEHVVNYLFFVAEEVRELLSEMGFRTLDEIVGRPDLLAQHDLSWHWKAKHLDLSALLARQKVPQGSIIRCVERQPDILAEQLDWEVVRAAKDAVEHPRRLQLALPITNRNRTTGTLLSYFVTAKYGEAGLREDTIDLRFTGTAGQSFGAFATRGITLRLRGQANDYVGKGLSGGKLIVAPPPEAGYVAEDNVVIGNVALYGATGGEAYFCGRAGERFAVRNSGAKAVVEGIGDHGCEYMTGGVVVVLGSTGRNFAAGMSGGFAYVYDPDGTFRENCNTEMVDLVPVDHYKDVGTLSNLINRHVLYTGSTVGNAIVDDFAAALGRFVKVFPKDYRRVLEQSRAVQRQWELVNG